In a genomic window of Callithrix jacchus isolate 240 chromosome 22, calJac240_pri, whole genome shotgun sequence:
- the LOC144580896 gene encoding uncharacterized protein LOC144580896: MGELRTKRSEPEQKSALQRVRRSAPSPIWVPERHVKHAPKKTVLSKASDQPSSSTDISSSAEPSDDFTELPSPENPMSTPTEDDIPPCPSPVAPADTSSKGSSPDLDPDVTPSG; encoded by the exons ATGGGGGAGCTTCGGACGAAAAGATCAGAGCCGGAGCAGAAATCAGCGCTTCAGAGAGTGCGCAG GTCTGCCCCCTCACCTATCTGGGTGCCTGAGCGACACGTCAAGCATGCCCCGAAGAAGACAGTCCTCTCTAAGGCCAGTGACCAGCCCTCTTCCTCAACTGACATCTCCTCGTCAGCCGAGCCCTCAGATGACTTCACCGAACTCCCTTCCCCTGAGAATCCGATGTCTACGCCTACAGAAGACGACATCCCGCCGTGTCCATCGCCAGTGGCACCAGCTGACACCTCCTCAAAAGGTTCCAGTCCCGACCTGGACCCAGATGTGACACCTAGTGGCTGA